One part of the Deltaproteobacteria bacterium genome encodes these proteins:
- a CDS encoding VacJ family lipoprotein, with protein sequence MSLVPWELFPALRRRDDLFDEPFRQFFRRPIFEEGEKDQLHLTVSADRLTVRGEAPPGRSSTSGGAARWLLALFVVLGSTSLMGAARADETPDASDIEDGASNDYDPWQRFNEKMFFFNHDIFDRRLLKPIAKGWNKALPDVGKRALDRAFDNLGMPRRLVNNLLQGRFRGAGREVARFGVNTTIGVVGFLDVAKAQLHIDSSDADTGQTLGVYGWGPGPYLVLPSLQPLTVRDGIGYGVDGLLDPFGYVTPLLATTGMSVVKQVNKRSLNLELFQDVEDSALDLYSAVRNGYLQRRHGSIEEAIEARHTEWHPPPVKETAER encoded by the coding sequence CCGGGACGATCTGTTCGACGAGCCGTTCCGGCAGTTCTTCCGCCGGCCGATCTTCGAGGAGGGGGAGAAAGACCAGCTCCACCTCACGGTGTCCGCCGACCGGCTGACGGTCCGCGGCGAGGCGCCACCCGGAAGGTCCTCCACGTCCGGCGGCGCTGCGAGGTGGCTCCTCGCCCTCTTCGTCGTGCTGGGAAGCACCTCTCTCATGGGTGCCGCCCGGGCGGACGAGACCCCGGACGCCTCGGACATCGAGGACGGAGCATCCAACGACTACGACCCATGGCAGCGCTTCAACGAGAAGATGTTCTTTTTCAATCACGACATCTTCGACCGACGCCTCCTGAAACCGATCGCCAAGGGATGGAACAAGGCCCTCCCCGACGTCGGGAAGCGGGCGCTCGATCGCGCCTTCGACAACCTCGGCATGCCGAGGCGCCTGGTGAACAACCTTCTCCAGGGTCGCTTCCGCGGCGCGGGTCGCGAAGTCGCGCGCTTCGGCGTGAACACGACGATCGGTGTGGTCGGCTTCCTCGATGTCGCGAAGGCGCAGCTCCACATCGACAGCAGCGACGCCGACACCGGACAGACCCTCGGCGTGTACGGCTGGGGCCCCGGGCCGTACCTCGTGCTCCCCAGCCTCCAGCCGCTCACCGTCCGTGACGGCATCGGGTACGGCGTGGACGGGCTCCTCGATCCTTTCGGGTACGTCACGCCGTTACTCGCGACGACGGGGATGTCGGTCGTGAAGCAGGTCAACAAGCGTTCCCTGAACCTCGAGCTCTTCCAGGACGTCGAGGACAGTGCCCTCGACCTCTACAGCGCCGTCCGCAACGGCTACCTCCAGCGCCGCCATGGGTCGATCGAGGAGGCTATCGAGGCGCGCCACACCGAGTGGCATCCGCCGCCAGTGAAGGAGACTGCCGAGCGGTGA